The Megalobrama amblycephala isolate DHTTF-2021 linkage group LG8, ASM1881202v1, whole genome shotgun sequence region CTGCGAGGCCACTTGGAGAGAGAGCCACTGGCCTCCGGGTTGAGGAACATGGACACGGAAGACCAATTTCACTCGTGTGTTTTTCCGTCCCACGTCCGTCTCTCCTTTCTTCAGCTCAATGTCGGCATTTCTCAGTTTCAGGATACCAGCACAGTCAACTCTAAAAATGTGAACATCTATTTAGcaggcaaaactcaaaaaacaCTTGCTCTTTTTATCACTTCCTGTTCATGTTTTATCAATTCTGATTTCCTTTTTTGATATTCTAAGAAACAAAAACTATCTACAATCCTACACTAGATATAGTGAAGGTTAGCTGTCACATTTTTGGAGTATATTTCTGCAGGTTTATTATTGAAAGTCTTTTCTGGTGCTACAAAACAGCTATTGAACATTTCCACCATTGCACAGGGCATGTTTTTACACTAcatggggtaagttgtcacaatgaGAACCTGCCATAGGCTATTTAATAGGTTTTCAGCtacatttaaacaaatatgaagcatgaaaaaaatgcaacaaataTAAAAGCTGCAGAACCACTGCTTTACAGCTAAACAAAATTTGTTTCGTAATTAACAAATTCTGCAATATCAACACTGTTATTGAACAGAATTTAAATAAAGACACTATTgccttctgtagagctgcttatagCTGAATTAAACTGGTTTCAACTTTACTGAACtgacttaataataataatgacaccATTGtcttttttagagctgcttGACAGCAGAATTTGTCTCATCATTGTGTGCATCATTGATTCTCTTATTTTCCTCTTTATTAACTGTAAaatctgctttgaaacaatctgtactttataaagtgctatatactGTACTGTAGATAAGATAAGCTGACTTGAGCTGAGTACAAGCATTTGTACAATTGTATATTTGACTCAAAACCTCATAGTTATTGAGATACTTCCGtttgtgacaactagccccggtctACTTTATGTAATATCATGATCTTCTTACACAACTCTCATGCTCTCCTTGGGCTCCAGTGGCACCTCTAGGATTTTGGTTCCGCTCAATATTCGTTCCTGACTGTTGGTGGTGACGGTCTTGCCGGTGATGCGGTGGACCTGGTAGAAAGCGTGAGGTCTGAGGTTCCTGTCGTCAGCCGTGCCGATGAAGACCTGTAGAGCCAGCGGCTCCGTCCCGGTGTACCCTCGCAACTGAGAAAATTCATAAACCACAGTTTACATCTGCACATGCTTCACACTTTGCTAACTATCAAAGGATGATCTAACATTTGACACAAGAAgataaactataaaaaatttaaatgtgtgaTTGTGGTTGCATTACAAAATTTCCTGTATCTGCGTGATTAAATGCAAATGTTTCCTCAGTGTCTTTGAATCTGCtagatttttgtgatttttagtgTATGCATGAAGTCAacactttttatctcatatcTCTGTGTGAGATATGCATACTAGCTGAGTGAAAGGTTTAGTCAGTGTAGATGATATGACATATTGGCTCAGCGATAGCAACGACAAAAACATGGATCCTCATTTCCCTAAAAGTGGACACTGCACTTCACGCCGTAACAGGGAAATAACGTCACCACAATCATTGCACTATCTCTCTCTTTGTCTCCCCCTCGTTTCTCTTATCAAGCTCTTCACTGACAGTTTCGCCAACACAGTTTCAGGTCTTTCAGTCGCTCACACAAATGTTTGTGCACATTTTCACACGCAGCATTTCTCGAGAATTGTCATATTCGCTCCCCACATGTCCttaaaaaaccaaacaaaaaatacCTTTCCGCCCTCCCACGGCTTTGCTTCTTCTAAATACACAGCTCTGTCCTCAATTTACCTGAACGACAGGATGGCCTCCGGCAGATGCTTTGACGGCTCCTCGGCTGCCCTCCGTCTCGTAGTGGGCCCGGTGATGTTGTCTGGGTTGAACCTCTATTCTGAGCTCATACTGCTCACTGCTGCTGGGGAGAGGCCAGTCCAGCGCTGGCAAGGCCGCCACTGGCATACTAAGAGATGAGAATCTGTTTAGTCAATCACAATAACCATCACAGATCACTTATTTACTAACTTAATAATAAGAAGGATCTGGGAATAAAAATCCACATTTTAATCTGATACTGAGCTTTGCACTCTATtctggtttatttttaaaatgtggtaTTCCTAGATGAAGCTTTTATTGCTCAGTCTTGTAAGCATTAactttgtctcagatgtttctccaaAACTACAttagaagaaataaaaataggcAAAATGAGAAACTAGTCGCGTAGTAAGAGTTTGAATATGGATAGCAGCTCAGATCCATTAATACTGGGAGAATTCGatttgaaatgtttgagtttaTATTGAGATTGAATTCTTGGTACaatttgagatatttttgagaTTCTAGAAGAGACACATGTGAAACTGAGGGAAAAAATTTGAGAAGCCAAAAGTGTCCAATATGActctccatttaatctcattaTTTCGCACTATTGGAAAATCTCATTTCCTATGGGTTGTGGTGCTGGTTataacaaagtccctttaagacaagtcatttcattcgacgaccatctttgaaacgcttcTTGCGCATGCaaatgcagctcctatctctttgaatggggaaacatcaaattctccaaagctgttcgccaagctttcgattaaaatttcatatttgaaatcacaaatcattgtttctaaatgcttgaatcatgacaaaaaacagcatttcGTTTTAGATTAATCAATGCACATGTGCAGTCAATCAATTTTTGGATCAATCAATAcacatgcgcagtcctaaacgCGCGTCTCTATTcggttaagtctgacgtcacgcggatGCACTTTcgggtccaaacgctctatctcataccacaagaaaacaacaaacggtgctaatatacacacatgatgtggtgtaatactaccaaaaaattataatcataagctttatctccataccaaactATTCAtcttataaatcgttaaaatattattgtcagtgacgctgtgagcatggaaactgttgtgtagactttaagtattttaaatgtttaactttttaaaatgttaaatgtttaatatgaataaatagtgcTCATCGAGATGGCATTCTAAAGTGAAACGAGCCGGAGCTTGGACCctgaaacggcgttccttacgtcacgacttaacatgCGGATAGGAAGCgagcgtctgactgtttctataggaaccggagcttcaacggccgctgcagtgacacaatgactttatttagaaggcgggacttattctgccatattgcgcgttgcactttctctcattcataataatacgagtgcaccgtctttctatatataaagtctttggttATAATCAGTTGATTGAGTTTTTACTCATTTATAAGTAGATAAAgtcatctgctaaatgaataaatataagaCTGTTGCACTGACTGGTTATCGATCGGTTATTTCATACCTACAAACCCCTGCGAGAGCCTGACTGGACCAGTTGGCTGGCATGAAATAGCACGATTCCATAGTGAATTCCTTTTTCATTTCCGTCATGGTTGGGAACATGCCTGCCTGGCTTTCCGTGTAGACAGAATACTCTAGATTAGGCCTGACAATCTTAGTAGGGATCGGTTTAGTCAAGCTGCTGAGGTTGTTCATGGAATCCTCCAAGTTTGCCAGTGCATATAACTCAGTGGGCTCGTCTACGCCAAAATGGAGATTTTGAGTCTGAACATAGGTGCGTTTGCCCTGCGGAGAAGCTGAGCGAGAACGTGGAGAGGATGAGCGGCGATCGAGGACTGTGTCTTCTGTGATGCTGGTGCGAGGGGACGTGTTGGGAGAACCTGAGGCTTGGATGGCCTGCATCATCGGGCAAAGGTCGGCTTCAGTCACTCCGACCAGACTTCCTTCACCACCTCCAGGAGAGATGCAGGGAGAGTACGTTCCTGGAGAATAGCCTTCTGAATGCCAGCTAGTAGAGGAGGTGCTACTAGCCGGACTGAGGCATTGGGTCTCCCTGTAGGGCATGTCGTAGCCTGGCACGGTAAGCATCGGCCGATTGATGTTCACAGGGTTGGTGAGGACATGGTCATGGTGGTGCAGCTCAGGGCAGGTGATTTCAATTCTCGGGCTGTTGCCTGGGAGGGCTCCAGGGTGGGCGGCAAGCAAGGAGGAGTGACCGAGAGACTGTCTGAGATCAGATTGCTCGTAAGTGAGAAGGTCATTGGCAGGGAGACGGTGGGAAAGCTGGGAAATGGACTCTTCACCGTAAAGAGAAGGGTCTTGATGAATGCACTGGGAAGTTTGATTGGTGCCGTGGATGGAGGGGATGCCAGACTCATCAGCTACAAAAAACAAGCGTGAAAACACATTATTAGCCATTTCACTATAGCATTATAACCAACCTATTCAGAAAATTCTGAATGTTTCCTGTAAACTAAGTAGGGTCTTTTTATACTTGAAAATAAAACAGGTTAGCTGCAGTTAAAGTTTCCACTACATCTTTGGTTTCACATAATGTGTGTAACCCACTTTTGAACCCAATGCATCTTCTACTCCAACTCAAAACTGAAATGCACAGTgttaccatggtaataccatggtttatcaaaaatattatgTTGTTAATATTGAATTCT contains the following coding sequences:
- the LOC125273340 gene encoding nuclear factor of activated T-cells, cytoplasmic 2 — translated: MSNFYENPDGQEELDFPLLFLYNQPGNDLPPDDQADESGIPSIHGTNQTSQCIHQDPSLYGEESISQLSHRLPANDLLTYEQSDLRQSLGHSSLLAAHPGALPGNSPRIEITCPELHHHDHVLTNPVNINRPMLTVPGYDMPYRETQCLSPASSTSSTSWHSEGYSPGTYSPCISPGGGEGSLVGVTEADLCPMMQAIQASGSPNTSPRTSITEDTVLDRRSSSPRSRSASPQGKRTYVQTQNLHFGVDEPTELYALANLEDSMNNLSSLTKPIPTKIVRPNLEYSVYTESQAGMFPTMTEMKKEFTMESCYFMPANWSSQALAGVCSMPVAALPALDWPLPSSSEQYELRIEVQPRQHHRAHYETEGSRGAVKASAGGHPVVQLRGYTGTEPLALQVFIGTADDRNLRPHAFYQVHRITGKTVTTNSQERILSGTKILEVPLEPKESMRVVVDCAGILKLRNADIELKKGETDVGRKNTRVKLVFRVHVPQPGGQWLSLQVASQTIECSQRSAHEQPAVERQDMDHCSVLGGLQMILRGQNFTSESKVIFFEKTHVDLQIWEAEAKVYRDKSTSNLLFLEIPPYRDSNIYHPVKVSFHVLNGKKKCSQPQNFTYTPISVPQIKAEPLEEYQYAQLGCTVRPVMGVSPPSSHLADGCMMPSGPSYHRPQSGMYPAVPQHHLEHASIRYQVPGILSGSPGHASCMTATHSATSVSTFVSNTYQHTIAGDSIQTAASLFPTLDVSELCSAGAHQRAYGSRASPTTGRSPPARSHQQTYLPVQQQRNVSPVRVAIKQENLDQAYLDDVNAVIRRDLVHKNKL